In Bacteroidetes bacterium GWF2_43_63, the genomic window CCAGTTTCAGAAGGTTCTCAAAAGAAAGGTCAATCACAAGCACCACACCTGCAATGATAAGAGAGGCGATGGAAACGACGATGGCGCTTTCAGTCAGCTCAGGCCATGTGGGCCAGCTCACCTTGTTCAGCATCTCTTCCTTAACTTCTCTGAGGTTAT contains:
- a CDS encoding preprotein translocase subunit SecE encodes the protein MRKLLNNLREVKEEMLNKVSWPTWPELTESAIVVSIASLIIAGVVLVIDLSFENLLKLVYGLF